From bacterium, one genomic window encodes:
- the rnc gene encoding ribonuclease III, whose translation MGFWKRLKSVVARGVSRQDATRLVIDARAEALALEAVQAKLNYTFTDPYLLRQALVHRSQTHILGGGRLESNERLEFLGDSVLGLVVNAYLYRHYPLLEEGDLTKMKSKLVCGESLSRVASRLKLGEHIQMSRGEAATGGRKRASILADAVEAIIGAVYLDGGLKATAEVIDLWLLEDADAFLTERTLVNDKSRLQEMIQARHKSPPAYRLVDASGPDHARTFMVEVLFGAIVLGRGAGPSKKRAEQAAATAAMRRLGTQPGLLDNPD comes from the coding sequence ATGGGTTTCTGGAAGCGACTGAAATCCGTCGTGGCACGCGGCGTCTCCAGACAAGATGCCACGCGCTTGGTGATCGACGCGCGCGCCGAAGCCCTGGCCCTGGAGGCCGTCCAGGCAAAGCTGAACTACACCTTCACGGATCCCTACCTGTTGCGTCAGGCCCTAGTGCATCGATCCCAAACGCACATCCTCGGCGGTGGCCGCCTCGAGTCCAACGAGAGGCTCGAGTTCCTCGGCGACTCGGTGCTCGGTCTCGTGGTCAACGCCTACCTCTATCGACATTATCCCCTGCTCGAGGAGGGAGACCTCACCAAGATGAAATCCAAGCTCGTCTGCGGTGAGAGCCTGTCGCGGGTGGCGAGTCGCCTCAAACTGGGCGAACATATCCAGATGAGCAGGGGGGAGGCCGCAACGGGCGGCCGCAAACGCGCCAGCATCCTGGCCGATGCGGTAGAAGCTATCATCGGCGCGGTCTATCTGGATGGTGGATTGAAGGCCACCGCCGAGGTCATCGATCTGTGGCTGCTCGAAGACGCGGACGCGTTCCTTACCGAGCGCACCCTTGTGAACGACAAGAGCCGGCTGCAGGAGATGATCCAGGCCCGCCACAAATCGCCTCCCGCCTATCGCCTGGTCGATGCCAGCGGGCCGGACCACGCGCGCACCTTCATGGTGGAAGTGCTGTTCGGTGCCATCGTGCTCGGTCGCGGCGCCGGCCCCAGCAAGAAGCGGGCGGAACAGGCCGCGGCCACCGCAGCGATGCGGCGCCTCGGGACGCAACCGGGACTGCTCGACAATCCGGATTAA
- a CDS encoding tetratricopeptide repeat protein: MSYAEEIARDLQELPHGVATSYMIGLTLMEQGDTAGAVPYLAHAHRLSPEVEEFATAYRDALIQLGYLRDALEVSQLLVARQSVQYETWLQHVSLLVAMERYDQALGALEAFRLQHPDSLQLGILQAEILSRSRRWDDALSAYRSLLPVLPEEREHIYMAMAEMAVHLQRHAEATAIWAEGLTALPESRPLRLGALQHHIALGRDAAAITVAMTGDSLSAVGSEVLDTSWVRTAAGLIVGEGRDAVAAGFLQPLFDTEALDLETSLFMGRLLARRGNWPAAVAALESTVRRWPESPLPQLFLGEFMAEAGDLNGGEQHVRRAIEMDPMAPDFLLSLISILSKLHPDAFAHGGRLPVDDPLRREVLALAGKAQELLAGDDTPSSHMMIGATYQAMGEHEGAVSSYLIAATEPKFRREALMNLSLAYDKTGRHDDAREVLESLLTEHDGDPVVLNALGYTLADQGVQLDRAERLIRAALKQDPDNPAYLDSLGWLYYRLGAYADAIDYLVNAANTLPEDPEILEHLGMVLLELGRHERALEILERALLLGGDAASLQPVIEELKPVKQ; this comes from the coding sequence GTGAGTTACGCCGAGGAGATCGCCCGGGATCTGCAAGAGCTGCCGCACGGCGTGGCCACCAGCTACATGATCGGTCTGACACTCATGGAACAGGGAGACACGGCGGGCGCCGTGCCCTATCTCGCACACGCCCACCGCCTGAGCCCGGAAGTGGAAGAATTCGCGACAGCTTATCGGGACGCCCTGATCCAACTCGGCTATCTCCGCGACGCGCTGGAAGTATCGCAGCTACTCGTGGCCCGCCAATCCGTACAGTACGAGACCTGGCTGCAGCATGTGTCCCTCCTCGTAGCCATGGAGCGCTACGACCAGGCTCTGGGCGCCCTGGAAGCCTTCCGGCTGCAACATCCCGATTCCCTCCAGCTCGGGATACTGCAGGCGGAGATCCTGTCGCGTTCCCGCCGCTGGGACGACGCCCTGAGCGCCTATCGCTCCCTGCTGCCCGTCCTGCCCGAAGAGCGCGAACATATCTACATGGCGATGGCCGAGATGGCCGTGCATCTGCAACGGCACGCCGAGGCGACCGCGATCTGGGCCGAAGGCCTGACTGCCCTGCCGGAGTCGCGCCCGCTGCGTCTCGGGGCCCTGCAGCACCATATCGCTCTCGGACGCGACGCGGCAGCCATCACAGTGGCAATGACCGGCGATAGTCTCTCGGCGGTCGGCTCCGAAGTGCTGGATACCTCGTGGGTAAGGACCGCCGCCGGCTTGATCGTTGGCGAGGGCCGGGATGCCGTGGCGGCCGGGTTCCTGCAGCCCCTGTTCGACACCGAAGCGCTGGACCTGGAAACCTCCCTGTTCATGGGGCGACTGCTCGCTCGCCGGGGGAACTGGCCAGCGGCGGTCGCCGCCCTGGAATCCACCGTCCGCCGGTGGCCCGAGTCTCCCCTGCCGCAGCTGTTCCTGGGCGAATTCATGGCGGAGGCCGGCGATTTGAATGGAGGCGAGCAGCACGTGCGCCGCGCCATCGAGATGGATCCAATGGCCCCCGATTTTCTGCTGTCCTTGATATCGATCTTGAGCAAGCTGCATCCTGACGCCTTCGCCCATGGCGGGCGATTGCCTGTCGACGACCCGCTGCGCCGGGAAGTCCTCGCCCTGGCGGGCAAGGCTCAGGAACTGCTGGCCGGGGACGATACGCCCTCGAGCCACATGATGATCGGCGCGACGTACCAGGCCATGGGAGAGCACGAGGGCGCTGTGTCGTCCTACCTGATTGCCGCCACAGAACCCAAGTTCCGGCGGGAAGCCCTCATGAACCTGTCCCTAGCCTACGACAAGACCGGCCGGCACGACGATGCGCGGGAGGTCCTGGAGTCGTTGCTCACGGAGCACGACGGGGATCCGGTCGTGCTCAACGCTCTGGGCTACACGCTGGCCGACCAGGGAGTCCAACTGGACAGGGCGGAGCGCCTGATCCGGGCCGCCCTCAAGCAGGACCCCGATAATCCCGCCTATCTGGATTCCCTGGGCTGGTTGTACTATCGCCTGGGCGCTTATGCGGACGCCATCGATTATCTCGTCAACGCGGCCAACACCCTGCCGGAAGACCCCGAGATCCTCGAGCACCTGGGCATGGTGCTGTTGGAGCTCGGCCGTCACGAGCG